A genomic region of Elephas maximus indicus isolate mEleMax1 chromosome 10, mEleMax1 primary haplotype, whole genome shotgun sequence contains the following coding sequences:
- the LOC126084093 gene encoding myosin-7, giving the protein MVDAEMAVFGAAAPFLRKSEKERLADQTRPFDLKKDVYVPDDKEEFVKATIVSREGGKITAETERGKTVTVREDQVMQQNPPKFDKIEDMAMLTFLHEPAVLYNLKERYASWMIYTYSGLFCVTVNPYKWLPVYTAEVVAAYRGKKRSEAPPHIFSISDNAYQYMLTDRENQSILITGESGAGKTVNTKRVIQYFAVIAAIGDRKKEQTTGKGTLEDQIIEANPALEAFGNAKTVRNDNSSRFGKFIRIHFGATGKLASADIETYLLEKSRVIFQLKAERDYHIFYQILSNKKPELLDMLLITNNPYDYAFISQGETTVASINDAEELMATDNAFDVLGFTAEEKNSMYKLTGAIMHFGNMKFKLKQREEQAEPDGTEEADKSAYLMGLNSADLLKGLCHPRVKVGNEYVTKGQNVQQVVYAKGALAKAVYERMFNWMVMRINSTLETKQPRQYFIGVLDIAGFEIFDFNSFEQLCINFTNEKLQQFFNHHMFVLEQEEYKKEGIEWEFIDFGMDLQACIDLIEKPMGIMSILEEECMFPKATDMTFKAKLFDNHLGKSSNFQKPRNIKGKPEAHFSLIHYAGTVDYNILGWLQKNKDPLNETVVALYQKSSLKMLSTLFANYAGADAPIEKGKGKAKKGSSFQTVSALHRENLNKLMTNLRSTHPHFVRCIIPNETKTPGLIDNPLVMHQLRCNGVLEGIRICRKGFPNRILYGDFRQRYRILNPAAIPEGQFIDSRKGAEKLLGSLDIDHNQYKFGHTKVFFKAGLLGLLEEMRDERLSRIITRIQAQSRGVLARMEFKKLLERRDSLLIIQWNIRAFMGVKNWPWMKLYFKIKPLLKSAEREKEMATMKEEFGRLKEALEKSEARRKELEEKMVSLLQEKNDLQLQVQAEQDNLADAEERCDQLIKNKIQLEAKVKEMTERLEDEEEMNAELTAKKRKLEDECSELKRDIDDLELTLAKVEKEKHATENKVKNLTEEMAGLDEIIAKLTKEKKALQEAHQQTLDDLQAEEDKVNTLTKAKVKLEQQVDDLEGSLEQEKKVRMDLERAKRKLEGDLKLTQESIMDLENDKQQLDERLKKKDFELNALNARIEDEQALGIQLQKKLKELQARIEELEEELEAERTARAKVEKLRSDLSRELEEISERLEEAGGATSVQIEMNKKREAEFQKMRRDLEEATLQHEATAAALRKKHADSVAELGEQIDNLQRVKQKLEKEKSEFKLELDDVTSNMEQIVKAKANLEKMCRTLEDQMNEHRSKAEETQRSVNDLTSQRAKLQTENGELSRQLDEKEALISQLTRGKLTYTQQLEDLKRQLEEEVKAKNALAHALQSARHDCDLLREQYEEETEAKAELQRVLSKANSEVAQWRTKYETDAIQRTEELEEAKKKLAQRLQDAEEAVEAVNAKCSSLEKTKHRLQNEIEDLMVDVERSNAAAAALDKKQRNFDKILAEWKQKYEESQSELESSQKEARSLSTELFKLKNAYEESLEHLETFKRENKNLQEEISDLTEQLGSSGKTIHELEKVRKQLEAEKLELQSALEEAEASLEHEEGKILRAQLEFNQIKAEIERKLAEKDEEMEQAKRNHLRVVDSLQTSLDAETRSRNEALRVKKKMEGDLNEMEIQLSHANRMAAEAQKQAKSLQSLLKDTQIQLDDAVRANDDLKENIAIVERRNNLLQAELEELRAVVEQTERSRKLAEQELIETSERVQLLHSQNTSLINQKKKMDADLSQLQTEVEEAVQECRNAEEKAKKAITDAAMMAEELKKEQDTSAHLERMKKNMEQTIKDLQHRLDEAEQIALKGGKKQLQKLEARVRELENELEVEQKRNAESIKGMRKSERRIKELTYQTEEDRKNLLRLQDLVDKLQLKVKAYKRQAEEAEEQANTNLSKFRKVQHELDEAEERADIAESQVNKLRAKSRDIGTKGLNEE; this is encoded by the exons ATGGTGGATGCGGAGATGGCCGTATTTGGGGCTGCCGCCCCCTTCCTGCGCAAGTCAGAGAAGGAGCGGCTCGCAGACCAAACCAGGCCTTTTGACCTCAAGAAGGACGTTTATGTGCCTGATGACAAAGAGGAGTTTGTCAAAGCCACGATTGTGTCTCGTGAGGGTGGCAAAATCACTGCCGAGACCGAGCGTGGCAAG ACAGTGACAGTGAGGGAGGATCAGGTGATGCAGCAGAACCCGCCCAAGTTTGACAAGATCGAGGACATGGCCATGTTGACCTTCCTCCATGAGCCCGCTGTGCTCTACAACCTCAAGGAACGCTATGCCTCCTGGATGATCTAC ACCTACTCAGGCCTCTTCTGCGTCACTGTCAACCCCTACAAGTGGCTGCCAGTGTACACTGCCGAGGTAGTGGCTGCCTACCGGGGAAAGAAGAGAAGTGAGGCGCCACCCCACATCTTCTCCATCTCCGACAACGCCTATCAGTACATGCTGACAG ACAGAGAAAACCAGTCCATCCTGATCAC TGGAGAATCCGGGGCAGGAAAGACAGTCAACACCAAGAGAGTCATCCAGTACTTTGCTGTCATCGCTGCCATTGGAGACCGCAAAAAGGAGCAGACCACAGGCAAG GGAACCCTGGAGGACCAGATCATAGAAGCCAACCCCGCCCTGGAGGCCTTTGGCAATGCCAAGACCGTCCGGAATGACAACTCCTCCCGCTTT GGAAAATTCATTCGAATCCACTTTGGGGCGACCGGAAAATTGGCATCTGCGGACATAGAGACCT ACCTTCTGGAAAAATCCAGAGTTATTttccagctgaaagcagagagagattATCATATTTTCTACCAAATCCTCTCTAACAAAAAGCCTGAGCTGCTAG ACATGCTGCTGATCACCAACAACCCCTACGATTATGCATTCATCTCCCAAGGAGAGACCACTGTGGCCTCGATTAATGACGCTGAAGAGCTCATGGCCACTGAT AATGCCTTTGATGTGctgggcttcactgcagaggagAAGAACTCCATGTACAAGCTGACTGGTGCCATCATGCACTTTGGGAACATGAAGTTCAAACTGAAGCAGAGAGAGGAGCAGGCTGAACCAGACGGCACCGAAG AGGCTGACAAGTCCGCCTACCTCATGGGCCTGAACTCAGCTGACCTGCTCAAGGGGCTTTGCCACCCTCGGGTGAAAGTGGGCAATGAGTACGTCACCAAGGGACAGAATGTCCAGCAG GTAGTGTATGCCAAAGGTGCACTGGCCAAGGCAGTGTACGAGAGGATGTTCAACTGGATGGTGATGCGGATTAATAGCACCCTGGAGACCAAGCAACCACGCCAGTACTTCATAGGAGTACTCGACATTGCTGGTTTCGAGATCTTTGAT TTCAACAGCTTTGAACAGCTCTGCATCAACTTCACCAACGAGAAGCTGCAGCAGTTCTTCAACCACCACATGTTTGTGCTGGAGCAGGAGGAGTACAAGAAGGAGGGCATCGAGTGGGAGTTCATCGACTTCGGCATGGACCTGCAGGCCTGCATCGACCTCATTGAGAAG CCCATGGGCATCATGTCCATCCTGGAGGAGGAGTGCATGTTCCCCAAGGCCACCGACATGACCTTCAAGGCCAAACTGTTTGACAACCACCTGGGCAAGTCCAGCAACTTCCAGAAGCCACGCAATATCAAGGGGAAGCCGGAAGCTCACTTCTCCCTGATCCACTATGCTGGCACTGTGGACTACAACATCCTGGGATGGCTGCAAAAGAACAAAgacccccttaatgagacagtggTGGCCTTGTACCAGAAGTCCTCCCTCAAGATGCTCAGCACCCTGTTTGCCAACTATGCTGGGGCAGATGCAC CTATTGAGAAGGGCAAAGGCAAGGCCAAGAAAGGTTCGTCCTTTCAGACAGTGTCTGCTCTGCACAGG GAAAATCTGAATAAGCTGATGACCAACTTGCGTTCCACCCATCCCCACTTTGTGCGTTGCATCATTCCCAATGAGACAAAGACTCCAG GGTTGATAGACAACCCCCTGGTCATGCACCAGCTGCGCTGCAACGGCGTGCTAGAGGGCATCCGTATCTGTAGGAAGGGCTTCCCCAACCGCATCCTCTATGGGGACTTCCGGCAGAG ATATCGCATCCTGAACCCAGCAGCTATCCCCGAGGGGCAGTTTATTGACAGCAGGAAAGGGGCAGAGAAGCTGCTGGGCTCCCTGGACATCGATCACAACCAGTACAAGTTTGGTCACACCAAG GTGTTCTTCAAGGCCGGACTGCTGGGGCTGCTGGAGGAGATGCGAGATGAGAGGCTGAGCAGAATCATCACACGCATTCAGGCCCAGTCCCGGGGTGTGCTCGCCAGAATGGAGTTCAAGAAGCTGCTGGAACGAAG AGACTCCCTGCTGATAATCCAGTGGAATATTCgggctttcatgggggtcaaaaACTGGCCCTGGATGAAGCTCTACTTCAAGATCAAGCCACTGCTGAAGAGtgcagagagggagaaggaaatggCCACCATGAAGGAGGAGTTCGGGCGCCTCAAAGAGGCACTGGAGAAGTCTGAGGCTCGCCGCAAGGAGCTGGAAGAGAAGATGGTGTCCCTGCTGCAGGAGAAGAACGACCTGCAACTCCAAGTGCAGGCG GAACAAGACAACTTGGCTGATGCAGAGGAACGCTGCGACCAGCTGATCAAAAACAAGATCCAACTGGAGGCCAAGGTGAAGGAGATGACTGAGAGGCTGGAGGATGAGGAGGAGATGAACGCCGAGCTCACTGCCAAGAAGCGCAAGCTGGAGGATGAATGCTCTGAGCTCAAAAGAGACATTGACGACCTGGAGCTGACGCTGGCCAAAGTGGAGAAGGAGAAGCATGCAACAGAGAACAAG GTGAAGAACCTGACAGAGGAGATGGCTGGGTTGGATGAAATCATTGCCAAACTGACCAAGGAGAAGAAAGCTCTGCAAGAAGCCCACCAGCAGACCCTGGATGACCTTCAAGCAGAGGAAGACAAGGTCAATACCCTGACCAAGGCCAAGGTCAAGCTGGAGCAGCAAGTGGACGAT CTGGAGGGATCCTTGGAGCAGGAGAAGAAGGTGCGCATGGACCTGGAACGAGCAAAGCGGAAGCTAGAGGGTGACTTGAAGCTGACCCAGGAAAGCATCATGGACCTGGAGAATGACAAGCAGCAGCTGGACGAGCGGCTGAAAAA GAAGGATTTTGAGCTGAATGCTCTCAATGCAAGGATTGAGGATGAGCAGGCCCTGGGCATCCAGCTGCAGAAGAAGCTCAAAGAGCTTCAG GCACGCATTGAGGAGCTGGAGGAGGAGCTGGAGGCCGAGAGGACGGCCAGGGCCAAGGTGGAGAAGCTGCGCTCCGACCTGTCCCGGGAGCTGGAGGAGATCAGCGAGCGGCTGGAAGAGGCCGGCGGGGCCACGTCCGTGCAGATCGAGATGAACAAGAAGCGCGAGGCCGAGTTCCAGAAGATGCGGCGAGACCTGGAGGAGGCCACGCTGCAGCATGAGGCCACGGCTGCTGCCCTGCGCAAGAAGCACGCAGACAGCGTGGCCGAGCTGGGTGAGCAGATCGACAACCTGCAGCGGGTGAAGCAGAAGCTGGAGAAGGAGAAGAGCGAGTTTAAGCTGGAGCTGGACGATGTCACATCCAACATGGAGCAGATCGTCAAGGCCAAG GCTAACCTGGAGAAGATGTGCCGGACCCTGGAAGACCAGATGAATGAGCACCGTAGCAAGGCTGAGGAGACCCAGCGTTCTGTCAATGACCTCACCAGCCAGCGGGCCAAGCTGCAAACTGAGAATG GTGAGCTGTCCCGGCAGCTGGATGAGAAGGAAGCACTGATCTCCCAGCTGACCCGAGGCAAGCTCACCTATACCCAGCAGCTGGAGGACCTCAAGAGGCAGCTAGAAGAGGAAGTTAAG GCGAAGAACGCCCTGGCCCACGCGCTACAGTCAGCCCGGCACGACTGCGACCTGCTGCGGGAGCAGTATGAGGAGGAGACGGAAGCCAAGGCCGAGCTGCAGCGCGTGCTGTCCAAGGCCAACTCAGAGGTGGCCCAGTGGAGGACCAAGTACGAGACAGATGCCATCCAAAGGACCGAGGAACTCGAGGAGGCCAA GAAGAAGCTGGCCCAGCGGCTACAGGATGCTGAGGAGGCTGTAGAGGCTGTCAATGCCAAGTGCTCGTCACTGGAGAAGACCAAGCACCGGCTACAGAATGAGATCGAGGATCTCATGGTGGATGTGGAGCGCTCCAATGCCGCCGCTGCAGCCCTGGACAAGAAGCAGAGGAACTTCGACAAG ATCCTGGCAGAGTGGAAGCAGAAGTATGAGGAGTCACAGTCAGAGCTGGAGTCCTCACAGAAGGAGGCGCGGTCCCTCAGCACGGAGCTCTTCAAGCTCAAGAACGCCTACGAGGAGTCCCTGGAGCACCTGGAGACCTTCAAGCGAGAGAACAAGAATCTCCAGG AGGAGATCTCGGACCTGACTGAGCAGCTGGGCTCCAGTGGAAAGACCATCCATGAGCTGGAGAAGGTCCGGAAGCAACTGGAAGCAGAGAAGCTGGAGCTGCAGTCAGCCCTGGAGGAGGCTGAG GCCTCCCTGGAGCACGAGGAAGGCAAGATCCTCCGGGCCCAGCTGGAGTTCAACCAGATCAAGGCAGAGATCGAGCGGAAGCTGGCTGAGAAGGACGAGGAGATGGAGCAGGCCAAGCGCAACCACTTGCGTGTGGTGGACTCGCTGCAGACCTCCCTGGATGCGGAGACGCGCAGCCGCAATGAGGCCCTACGAGTGAAGAAGAAGATGGAGGgcgacctcaatgagatggagatcCAGCTCAGCCACGCCAACCGCATGGCTGCTGAAGCCCAGAAGCAAGCCAAGAGCCTCCAGAGCTTGTTGAAG GACACCCAGATCCAGCTGGATGACGCGGTCCGTGCCAATGATGACCTGAAGGAGAACATTGCCATCGTGGAGCGGCGCAACAACCTGCTGCAGGCTGAGTTGGAGGAGCTACGGGCTGTGGTAGAGCAGACAGAAAGGTCTCGGAAGCTGGCTGAGCAGGAGCTGATCGAGACCAGTGAGCGGGTGCAGCTGCTGCACTCCCAG AACACCAGCCTCATCAACCAGAAGAAGAAGATGGACGCAGACCTGTCCCAGCTTCAGACTGAAGTGGAGGAGGCAGTGCAGGAGTGCAGGAATGCTGAGGAGAAGGCCAAGAAGGCCATCACAGAT GCTGCTATGATGGCGGAGGAGCTGAAGAAGGAGCAGGACACGAGCGCCCACCTGGAGcgcatgaagaagaacatggagcAGACCATCAAGGACCTGCAGCACCGACTGGATGAGGCCGAGCAGATCGCCCTCAAGGGCGGCAAGAAGCAGCTGCAGAAACTGGAGGCCCGGGTGCGGGAGCTGGAGAACGAGCTGGAGGTCGAACAGAAGCGCAACGCAGAGTCCATCAAGGGCATGAGAAAGAGTGAGCGTCGCATCAAGGAGCTCACCTACCAG